CTTTGGCCGCGAGCATTTCGTCGCTGGCGCAAAAGGCGACGATCTCGCGTGTGCTGCGCTCGATGGTGCGGGTGATGTCGTCGGTTCGAATGTCGTCGTCGCTGGTCCCAAACGGCTCTTCCACTTCCTCGGCAATCACTTCGGTGCCGATCATAAAATAGCCCGCCAAGGCGCAGGCCAGTACGGTCCACCAGTGGAACTCCGAAATCAGCCCCCACGGCAACGAGAGGAGATAAAACACAATCGCCTGACGAATGAACCAGAGATAGCTCCGCGAGAGCTGCGTTTTGCGAATCCGCTCGCAAGCCCCACAGATTTGCATCAGCTGATTGGCGTGCAAATCGAGCATCATGTAGTCGAAGCGGTCGATCTTGCTGGCGTTCTGCCAGGCGGCGAGTTGCTGATAGACCAAATGCGTTAAATAGGCCGGAACGTGCTGAATCTGAGCGTTTTGAGGAGTCACTGCTGGCGGGTAAACATCTTGCAGCCGCACTCCAAACCGCAGATGCTCTTTGAGAGCCCAGGCAAACGCAATCAGCAGGTCGGGAATGTAGTTCCGCTCCGCAGCGGGAACCTTCACCATATGCTCGACTTTGATCGTGAAGTCGCGGATTTCGTTGACCAGGCTTCCCCACAACTTGCGAGCTTCCCACCAACGGTCGTAGGCCGTGTTGGTGCGAAACACAAGAAATAGACCAAGACTCGCCCCGAGCACGGTGTGCATTTCGCCGGGAACGTTCAGATGCTGCGTGATGTAGTGGGAATCGAGCCAAACTACCAGCGCGGTGTAGAACGTGTAGAGTACCACCCACATTGAAATGCGGATCGCAATCGTGCGCTGGTAAAACGAAATCACGCTCAAAAGCAGTCGCATCATCCGTGCTAGATTCCACCCGCGAAGTTTCGACCGGGCCGTCGTGGGGAAGAGTCTGCTGAGCAACAGCGAGCCCACGCGGGCTAAGTGACATGCAAG
This window of the Pirellula staleyi DSM 6068 genome carries:
- a CDS encoding bestrophin family protein is translated as MMRLLLSVISFYQRTIAIRISMWVVLYTFYTALVVWLDSHYITQHLNVPGEMHTVLGASLGLFLVFRTNTAYDRWWEARKLWGSLVNEIRDFTIKVEHMVKVPAAERNYIPDLLIAFAWALKEHLRFGVRLQDVYPPAVTPQNAQIQHVPAYLTHLVYQQLAAWQNASKIDRFDYMMLDLHANQLMQICGACERIRKTQLSRSYLWFIRQAIVFYLLSLPWGLISEFHWWTVLACALAGYFMIGTEVIAEEVEEPFGTSDDDIRTDDITRTIERSTREIVAFCASDEMLAAKALAVADKSAPEKMPMLASIAKVAKNGDLPDRKHADSPSDSGVGNP